In a genomic window of uncultured Flavobacterium sp.:
- a CDS encoding TonB-dependent receptor: protein MKYLSLRTSKFLLIISFLFSVFSSFAQQNSGKIKGQITTSDGKSASGATIIIISSKYKTTAKSDGSFSFNKVVPNTYTLQASLPGYETIEKNIYITNNETETVNLQLNFTGKLDEASGNNGDQLNEIIISASRKVETLSKTPSSVTVINAKDIEDLSIVSPNIANVVAYAVPGLGSATNNTGNYGQTLRGRNPLVLIDGIPQSTPLKSAGREIRSIDPSVIERIEVIKGATAIYGNGADGGLINYITKSGKTQKKFAGYSEAGTNGNIKGDSTLGYRFNQQFYGRLNKFNYMVSGTYDKTGVFRDGEGQVISPEYGLGETKTYNIFTKLGYDLTDKQRIEVMYNYFSSNQDSDFILKNGVYGVSPAIGILGNRPGVDEGTRYNHNANLQYVNKQLFGNTSFTANLYFQDFLTIFSNSAFFYGSGQSQTASAKKGVRVYLNTPFTISSNFTGDVTYGLDLLNDKTNQKLVDGRVWVPNINMVNLAPYAQLSTQIFGDFNVKAGLRAENIKINIDDYNTLATGANGAGSIAVKGGDLTYDAFVFNTGVRYSKFKFFNPFVSFSQSFSVFDLGRVLTNAKEDAISKLQTKPIIVNNYEGGFSSQLGKFNLSAAYYFSTSKLGTNLVQVDGYLVAERLPERVWGYEVQADYQILKQLTVGGNYAYVQGRGDKDSDGHFYGPTDIYLKSNRIPPVKVTGYAKYGDERLNVELYWMLVGDRDLFQPNAKGAYAIGEGPIHSFNLWNLATAYKVTDSIRVKLGIENIFNTDYYTTTSQFYGTNANYTRGNGSRFNLALGYSF, encoded by the coding sequence ATGAAATATCTTAGTTTAAGAACATCAAAGTTTTTACTTATTATCAGCTTTTTATTTTCGGTCTTTTCATCTTTTGCACAACAAAATAGTGGAAAAATAAAAGGACAAATAACAACTTCTGACGGAAAATCAGCTTCAGGAGCAACGATTATCATTATAAGTTCAAAATATAAAACTACAGCTAAAAGTGACGGTAGTTTTTCATTCAATAAAGTTGTTCCAAATACCTATACTTTGCAGGCTTCTTTGCCAGGTTATGAAACTATTGAAAAGAATATTTATATCACCAATAATGAAACCGAAACGGTAAATCTACAATTGAATTTTACGGGAAAACTTGATGAAGCTTCGGGCAATAATGGCGATCAACTAAATGAAATTATTATTTCGGCAAGCAGAAAGGTCGAAACATTATCAAAAACACCTTCTTCTGTAACAGTAATTAATGCTAAGGATATCGAAGATTTATCGATTGTGAGTCCAAATATTGCCAATGTTGTGGCTTATGCAGTTCCGGGTTTAGGATCTGCAACGAATAATACAGGAAATTATGGACAAACCCTTCGCGGAAGAAATCCGTTGGTTCTTATTGACGGAATTCCGCAATCGACGCCATTAAAATCAGCAGGAAGAGAAATTCGTTCTATCGATCCTTCGGTAATTGAACGCATCGAGGTAATCAAAGGCGCAACAGCAATTTACGGAAATGGTGCCGATGGAGGTTTGATTAATTACATTACAAAATCAGGTAAAACTCAAAAGAAATTTGCCGGATATAGTGAAGCAGGAACTAACGGAAACATTAAAGGTGACAGTACTTTAGGATACAGATTTAACCAACAATTTTACGGGCGCCTTAATAAATTTAATTATATGGTTTCTGGTACTTACGATAAAACTGGTGTTTTTCGTGATGGCGAAGGACAGGTTATTTCTCCGGAATACGGATTAGGGGAAACTAAAACCTATAATATCTTTACTAAACTTGGATATGATTTAACAGACAAACAGCGAATTGAGGTGATGTACAATTATTTCAGTTCGAATCAGGATTCTGATTTTATCCTTAAAAATGGTGTTTATGGCGTAAGTCCGGCGATTGGTATTTTGGGCAACAGGCCTGGAGTTGATGAAGGAACACGTTACAATCACAACGCAAATCTTCAGTATGTAAACAAACAGCTTTTTGGAAATACTTCGTTTACAGCAAATCTGTATTTTCAGGACTTTTTAACGATATTTTCTAATTCGGCATTCTTCTACGGAAGTGGACAATCTCAAACGGCATCTGCCAAAAAAGGTGTGAGAGTTTATTTGAATACGCCATTTACAATTTCTTCAAATTTTACAGGAGATGTAACGTATGGTCTTGATTTATTGAATGATAAAACAAATCAGAAGCTTGTTGACGGGCGCGTTTGGGTTCCAAATATCAATATGGTCAATCTTGCTCCATATGCACAATTATCGACGCAGATTTTTGGCGATTTTAATGTAAAAGCAGGTTTGCGTGCAGAGAATATCAAGATCAATATTGACGATTATAACACGCTTGCAACCGGAGCAAATGGCGCAGGAAGTATTGCTGTAAAAGGCGGTGATCTTACTTATGATGCCTTTGTATTTAATACCGGAGTGAGATATTCGAAGTTTAAATTCTTTAATCCTTTTGTGAGTTTTTCTCAGTCTTTCTCTGTATTTGATCTTGGTCGTGTACTTACAAATGCTAAAGAAGATGCGATTTCAAAATTACAAACAAAGCCTATTATCGTTAACAATTATGAAGGAGGTTTTAGCAGTCAGCTTGGGAAATTTAATTTAAGTGCTGCTTATTATTTCAGTACTTCAAAATTAGGAACGAATCTGGTTCAAGTTGATGGTTATTTAGTTGCAGAACGTTTACCGGAAAGAGTTTGGGGTTATGAAGTTCAGGCAGATTATCAAATTCTGAAGCAATTGACAGTAGGAGGAAACTACGCTTATGTACAAGGAAGAGGTGATAAAGATTCTGATGGACATTTTTACGGACCTACAGATATTTACTTAAAATCAAACAGAATTCCTCCGGTAAAAGTGACGGGTTATGCAAAATATGGCGACGAGAGATTAAATGTAGAATTGTACTGGATGTTGGTTGGTGATCGTGATCTTTTTCAGCCAAATGCTAAAGGCGCTTATGCAATTGGAGAAGGTCCGATTCATTCTTTCAATTTATGGAATTTGGCTACAGCGTACAAAGTTACAGACAGTATCAGAGTAAAACTTGGAATCGAAAACATATTCAATACAGATTATTACACAACTACTTCTCAGTTCTATGGTACAAATGCGAACTATACAAGAGGAAATGGTTCGAGATTTAATCTAGCTCTTGGTTATAGTTTCTAA
- a CDS encoding MATE family efflux transporter has product MKEAILKTRTFFGLLRRSLAGSESNFTSGSINKTIILLSVPMVAELLMESLFVCSNLFFVSRLGTNAISIAGATTTFITFCYSVSIGLGIAASAMISRRIGEKKFKAAGQTAMQVIYITTPIAALISVVCTIWATDIMSAMGLSAEMVQEGTSYGIVMFASSGFLILRIVINGIFRGAGDASTAMRILWVSNAINIILCPIFIFGWGPIPAYGLLGVGLATLIARVIGVLYQAWYLVRGKTVMKIGLAQLVFNLAIFKRIGKLAFGGTVQFIIPASSWVFMIKIMSHFGPNALAGYILAQRVTSIATMPAWGLGNAAGILTGQNLGAKQPERAEKSVWRAGMLNMGFLVLIGISWIFLAVPVVKIFTDIPEVISFSTRYIHFISMAYILLGYTMVISRALNAAGEVKVVTWLYILMFYIVQIPLAYALGISFELGSNGVFTAILLSEIVLAVACIIVFRKGKWKHTKV; this is encoded by the coding sequence ATGAAAGAAGCCATTTTAAAAACACGTACTTTCTTTGGTCTTTTAAGGCGTTCTCTTGCCGGAAGCGAAAGCAATTTTACATCAGGAAGTATCAACAAAACCATCATTTTATTGTCTGTTCCAATGGTTGCAGAACTTTTGATGGAATCTTTATTTGTTTGTTCAAACCTGTTCTTTGTGAGTAGATTAGGCACAAATGCTATTTCTATTGCAGGCGCAACAACAACTTTTATTACGTTTTGTTATTCGGTTTCGATAGGTTTAGGAATTGCAGCATCAGCAATGATTTCGCGAAGAATTGGTGAGAAAAAATTCAAAGCTGCAGGACAAACTGCGATGCAGGTAATTTACATCACAACACCAATTGCAGCACTTATAAGCGTTGTTTGTACGATTTGGGCAACCGATATTATGAGCGCAATGGGACTTTCTGCCGAAATGGTTCAGGAAGGAACTTCGTACGGAATCGTGATGTTTGCGTCAAGCGGATTTTTGATTCTGCGTATCGTAATAAACGGTATTTTTCGTGGCGCAGGCGATGCTTCTACAGCGATGAGAATTCTTTGGGTATCAAATGCAATCAACATTATTCTATGTCCAATTTTCATTTTCGGATGGGGACCAATTCCCGCTTATGGTTTATTAGGCGTTGGATTAGCAACCTTAATTGCCCGAGTTATTGGCGTACTTTATCAAGCCTGGTATTTGGTAAGAGGAAAAACGGTCATGAAAATTGGTTTGGCACAATTGGTCTTTAATCTGGCTATTTTCAAAAGAATAGGAAAATTGGCTTTTGGCGGAACGGTTCAATTTATAATTCCCGCTTCAAGTTGGGTATTTATGATTAAGATTATGTCTCATTTTGGACCTAACGCATTGGCTGGATACATTCTGGCGCAAAGAGTAACTTCTATTGCGACAATGCCAGCCTGGGGATTAGGAAATGCAGCCGGAATCTTAACCGGACAAAATCTTGGTGCCAAACAACCTGAAAGAGCCGAAAAATCAGTTTGGAGAGCCGGAATGTTAAACATGGGATTCTTGGTTTTAATTGGAATTTCGTGGATTTTCCTCGCCGTTCCCGTTGTCAAAATCTTCACAGATATTCCCGAAGTAATTTCCTTTAGTACCAGATACATCCATTTTATTTCGATGGCATATATACTTCTGGGATATACAATGGTTATTTCGAGAGCATTAAACGCTGCGGGCGAAGTCAAAGTCGTAACCTGGCTTTATATTTTAATGTTTTATATCGTTCAGATTCCGCTGGCTTATGCTTTAGGAATTTCTTTTGAACTGGGATCAAATGGTGTTTTTACAGCCATTCTTTTGTCTGAAATTGTATTGGCGGTTGCTTGTATAATTGTCTTTCGAAAAGGAAAATGGAAACATACTAAGGTTTAA
- a CDS encoding IucA/IucC family protein — MITPENTFKDAQHLNSATWDKVNRNLLAKSIAELMREDVAKPQIISREENGLTHFILDTDKENIYYSFSAYPRFLNYWHIVKESIHKIENEVKLDQIDVPNFFIELQETFGINSFTLAHYIEELLHTLYADAFIHSKRRLSASKLADADFQTIEHSLDGHPWVIVNKGRIGFDSEDYENYTPESGQKTRLVWIAAHKNRATLRLQTDMNDQTFYENEIGSEKIETFRNKLIQSKVNPDDYIFIPVHLWQWQNKLVMQFANDIASKHLIPLELTEDIYSPQQSIRTFFNQSKPNKHYVKTSMSILNTSHIRGLCPRQLSIAPRLTGYLKDILKKDQHLQKMDVVLLGEMVSVSYTHPNYSKVANTPYQYNEYLGAMWRESPINYLKHGENLMTMAALLYIDDHGKSLVEELIEKSGLSTEQWLKAYMTAYLKPVLQIYYQHSLCIDPHGQNVILILKDYVPTRIALQDFVGDILINEEGKKKLPQEFIENMFVASPNPENAPLTILIAVFDAFFRYLSDVLITSANYSETSFWNCVHEIIVEYQQEHPELQDMFDKYNLFIPEFKRLIFNSRRLYNGYEETVGFPHMKKSGFIPNPLHQLINQEVLIEKENA; from the coding sequence ATGATAACCCCAGAAAACACATTCAAAGACGCACAGCATCTCAACTCAGCGACTTGGGATAAAGTAAATCGAAACCTACTCGCCAAAAGTATCGCAGAATTAATGCGCGAAGATGTAGCGAAACCTCAAATAATTAGCCGCGAAGAGAATGGTTTGACCCATTTTATATTAGACACCGATAAAGAGAATATTTATTACAGTTTTTCAGCTTATCCAAGGTTTCTGAATTACTGGCATATTGTCAAAGAAAGCATTCATAAAATCGAAAATGAAGTAAAACTGGATCAAATTGATGTTCCAAATTTCTTTATTGAACTTCAGGAAACTTTCGGGATTAACTCCTTCACACTTGCCCATTATATCGAAGAATTGCTGCATACTTTATATGCCGATGCCTTTATTCATTCAAAACGTCGTTTGTCGGCTTCAAAGTTGGCTGATGCCGATTTTCAAACCATCGAACACAGTCTTGACGGTCATCCGTGGGTAATTGTAAACAAAGGCCGAATAGGTTTTGACTCCGAAGATTATGAAAATTACACGCCTGAATCCGGTCAAAAAACACGTTTAGTTTGGATTGCTGCTCATAAAAACAGAGCAACTTTACGCCTTCAAACCGATATGAATGACCAGACTTTTTATGAAAATGAAATTGGTTCTGAAAAAATAGAAACCTTTAGAAACAAACTAATTCAGTCGAAAGTAAATCCGGACGATTACATTTTTATTCCTGTGCATTTATGGCAATGGCAAAATAAATTGGTTATGCAATTTGCCAATGATATTGCGTCTAAACATCTTATTCCGTTAGAATTAACCGAAGACATTTATAGTCCGCAACAAAGTATTCGTACTTTTTTCAACCAAAGCAAACCCAACAAACATTACGTAAAAACGTCAATGTCAATCTTAAATACAAGTCACATTAGAGGTTTGTGTCCAAGACAATTGTCGATTGCGCCACGTTTGACAGGTTATTTGAAAGATATTCTTAAAAAAGATCAGCATTTACAAAAAATGGATGTTGTGCTTTTGGGCGAAATGGTTTCGGTGAGTTACACACATCCAAATTATAGTAAAGTTGCAAATACACCGTATCAATACAACGAATATTTGGGTGCAATGTGGCGAGAAAGTCCGATCAATTATCTAAAACACGGCGAAAATTTAATGACAATGGCAGCCTTGCTTTATATTGATGATCATGGAAAAAGTCTTGTCGAAGAATTGATCGAAAAATCAGGACTTTCGACAGAACAATGGCTAAAAGCCTATATGACGGCATATCTAAAACCTGTGCTTCAAATCTATTACCAACATTCATTATGCATCGATCCACATGGTCAAAATGTGATTCTTATTCTCAAAGATTACGTTCCAACGCGTATTGCTCTGCAGGATTTTGTGGGCGATATTTTAATTAATGAAGAAGGAAAGAAAAAACTTCCACAGGAATTTATCGAGAATATGTTTGTCGCTTCTCCAAATCCCGAAAATGCGCCATTAACGATCCTTATTGCTGTTTTTGATGCTTTTTTCAGATATCTAAGCGATGTATTAATTACGTCAGCAAACTATTCAGAAACCTCTTTCTGGAATTGTGTTCACGAAATTATTGTAGAATATCAGCAAGAACATCCGGAACTTCAGGATATGTTTGACAAATACAATTTATTCATTCCGGAGTTTAAACGTCTAATTTTCAATAGCCGACGTTTGTATAATGGTTATGAAGAAACAGTTGGTTTTCCACACATGAAAAAAAGCGGCTTTATTCCGAATCCGTTGCATCAATTGATCAATCAGGAAGTATTAATTGAAAAAGAAAACGCATGA
- a CDS encoding acyl carrier protein: protein MSTIEQLHGVFSRAFEIPVEAVNDQLEYQAIAEWDSMSHLVLVEELESTYNISIEMEDILEMGSVAKIKDILKKYGFEIN, encoded by the coding sequence ATGAGCACAATAGAACAATTACACGGAGTATTTTCAAGAGCTTTTGAAATTCCTGTTGAAGCAGTAAACGACCAATTAGAATATCAGGCTATAGCCGAATGGGATTCTATGAGTCATTTGGTTTTGGTAGAAGAACTTGAAAGCACTTATAATATCTCTATCGAAATGGAAGATATTCTGGAAATGGGAAGTGTAGCAAAAATAAAAGATATCCTTAAAAAATACGGATTCGAAATTAATTAG
- a CDS encoding XRE family transcriptional regulator codes for MEDFLIGIGKRLKEIRKKNSLTIHEVANMAGVSNGLISRIENGRTIPSLPVLIELIQSLNTDVSYFFEGVENTKNAKYIHIKKEDYQKIEKEDRAETTGFNYYHIFSKSINSIGFEAVILDVEPNCKREKVITDAWEFKYIIKGSVTYIIDDVEVIVNEGDSLCFNGRHPHVPENRTTENCVMLVLYFYSESNS; via the coding sequence ATGGAAGATTTTTTAATTGGTATTGGAAAAAGATTAAAAGAAATTAGAAAGAAAAATTCGCTGACCATTCACGAAGTAGCAAACATGGCGGGTGTAAGTAATGGTTTGATTTCCAGAATCGAAAATGGAAGAACTATCCCTTCTTTGCCTGTTTTAATCGAATTGATACAATCTCTTAATACTGATGTAAGTTACTTTTTTGAAGGTGTTGAAAATACCAAAAATGCCAAATACATTCATATTAAAAAAGAAGATTACCAAAAAATAGAAAAAGAAGACCGCGCCGAAACTACTGGTTTTAATTACTATCATATCTTTAGTAAAAGCATAAATTCTATAGGTTTTGAAGCCGTAATTCTTGACGTTGAACCCAATTGTAAACGTGAAAAAGTAATTACAGATGCCTGGGAATTCAAATATATCATAAAAGGAAGCGTAACATATATCATTGATGATGTTGAAGTTATCGTAAACGAAGGCGATTCGTTATGTTTCAACGGAAGACATCCACACGTACCTGAAAACAGAACTACAGAAAATTGTGTAATGCTAGTACTTTACTTCTATTCTGAAAGCAATAGTTAG
- a CDS encoding carboxymuconolactone decarboxylase family protein, with amino-acid sequence MQTRIHIDKVEPAGYSAILGLEKFIESTSLTRTHKELIKIRASQINGCAFCINMHTKDARKAGETEQRIYALNAWRETPFFTDEERAILALTEEITLISNHVKDETYEAAAKVLDEKYLAQVILAIITINAWNRIGIATNLIPA; translated from the coding sequence ATGCAAACAAGAATTCATATTGACAAAGTAGAACCAGCGGGATATAGCGCTATTCTGGGACTTGAAAAATTCATCGAAAGCACATCATTGACAAGAACGCATAAAGAATTGATTAAAATTAGAGCATCACAAATTAATGGTTGTGCTTTTTGTATCAATATGCACACAAAAGATGCTCGAAAAGCGGGAGAAACAGAACAACGTATTTATGCTTTGAATGCATGGCGCGAAACACCGTTTTTTACAGACGAAGAAAGAGCAATATTAGCGTTAACCGAAGAAATTACTTTGATTAGCAATCATGTAAAAGATGAAACTTATGAAGCTGCGGCTAAAGTTTTGGATGAAAAATATCTGGCTCAGGTAATTTTAGCCATTATTACAATTAATGCCTGGAATAGAATTGGTATTGCAACAAATCTTATTCCAGCTTAA
- a CDS encoding PepSY-associated TM helix domain-containing protein yields the protein MKKGFKKNIGLLHLWLGLGSGLIVFIAALTGSILVFEKEIDKAINPEYYNVATIGTTKKTIDYCVDILQKEHSIKKITRIYTFNDPSRTIQILGKDSDKKTQFFSIDPYTGKILAQTPQESRFFVVILSIHRELLLGETGSIIMGTSCLIFAFMLISGMILWWPKKIKNLKQRLTVKWSGSFKRVNWDFHSTFGFYSFLVLLIISLTGLSFAFTWFQNGVYFLTEGNAKKPSAKVENPTKIDPKLNNTAFYQNIYNKADSIFPYTGNIQIRMPADTINSILVLKEYSEITIPNQSSAAYFDKYTTEQIEARPYDKFSTGDKIRRLNYPIHTGSIYGLPTKIIAFIVCLFAATLPITGLIIWLGRKKKGAKK from the coding sequence ATGAAGAAAGGATTTAAAAAAAATATTGGTTTATTGCATTTATGGCTTGGACTTGGTTCTGGATTAATTGTTTTTATAGCTGCCTTAACGGGAAGTATTTTAGTTTTTGAAAAAGAAATTGACAAGGCTATAAATCCTGAATATTATAATGTTGCTACGATTGGAACGACAAAAAAGACAATTGATTATTGTGTAGATATACTTCAAAAAGAGCATTCTATAAAAAAGATTACTCGTATTTATACTTTTAATGATCCTTCGCGCACGATTCAAATTCTTGGAAAGGATTCTGATAAAAAAACACAGTTTTTTTCTATCGATCCTTATACGGGAAAAATCCTTGCACAAACTCCTCAAGAAAGCAGATTTTTTGTTGTTATTTTATCCATTCATAGGGAATTATTATTGGGCGAAACAGGTTCAATTATTATGGGAACTTCCTGTTTGATATTTGCTTTTATGCTTATTTCAGGTATGATTTTGTGGTGGCCTAAAAAAATCAAGAATCTAAAACAAAGACTTACTGTAAAATGGAGTGGTTCTTTTAAAAGAGTAAATTGGGATTTCCACTCTACTTTTGGTTTCTACAGCTTTTTAGTTTTGTTGATTATTTCCTTAACAGGATTATCATTTGCCTTTACGTGGTTTCAAAATGGTGTTTATTTCCTAACTGAAGGAAATGCGAAAAAACCTTCGGCAAAAGTAGAAAACCCAACTAAAATTGATCCTAAACTAAACAATACTGCTTTTTACCAAAATATATATAATAAAGCCGACAGCATTTTTCCATACACGGGAAACATACAAATCAGAATGCCTGCTGACACGATAAATAGTATTTTGGTATTAAAAGAATATTCAGAAATAACGATTCCAAATCAATCGAGTGCTGCATATTTTGATAAATATACCACTGAACAAATTGAAGCAAGACCTTATGATAAATTTTCGACAGGAGATAAAATAAGACGTTTAAACTACCCTATTCATACAGGAAGTATTTATGGTCTTCCTACCAAAATAATCGCATTTATCGTTTGTCTTTTTGCTGCGACATTGCCTATTACAGGGCTTATAATCTGGTTGGGAAGAAAGAAAAAAGGAGCGAAAAAATAA
- a CDS encoding AMP-binding protein: MELYDLIRKNEKLIFTDSSTGISKSIADMHQSLEIENLRSVVFIYNDNQLPAIETLLNFYQSRYTIALLGMGLLEDFKENLEQKYTPYYIYDPTRTEIEGYVTVNASESIVLFKRNVNLIYPIHAKTKLLLSTSGTTGSPKFVRLSDENLVQNAKSIMEYMPIRTDDVVPLNVPINFVYGLSIFTTNCIKASQIVCTDKDAFQKEFWADFKKYGYSTLGGVPYFYEMLYSIGFFKKDHPSLRYLTHTGGMLNHKLIEAISDFSEKFGKQFFAQYGQTEACGRMAYLPPKDLLRKGTSIGLPVKNGRFEIDNETDELIYIGPNVFGGYANIRADLQFFEQQEKLHTGDKARKDDEGYYYIVGRIKRIVKLFGVRLNLDETELLLKDALGGQTFICLGINDKHLAVMYTDKNLNKELILKVLKAKLNLHANSLKVMPIEDVPLTPNGKVNYPLLKEWLEVSYA, from the coding sequence ATGGAACTATACGATTTAATCCGAAAAAACGAAAAACTGATCTTTACAGATTCGAGTACAGGAATTTCAAAATCGATTGCAGATATGCATCAGTCTTTAGAAATTGAAAACCTGCGTTCTGTCGTTTTTATATATAATGATAATCAGTTACCGGCAATAGAAACCTTGCTGAATTTTTACCAAAGCAGATACACAATTGCCTTATTAGGAATGGGATTATTGGAGGATTTCAAGGAGAATTTAGAACAAAAATATACTCCGTATTATATCTACGATCCTACACGTACTGAAATCGAAGGTTACGTTACGGTAAATGCATCAGAAAGTATTGTATTGTTTAAACGAAATGTGAATTTAATTTATCCAATACATGCCAAAACCAAGCTTCTTTTAAGTACTTCCGGAACTACAGGTTCGCCCAAATTCGTTAGACTTTCTGATGAAAATCTGGTTCAGAATGCAAAATCAATTATGGAATATATGCCAATCCGAACTGATGATGTGGTGCCGCTAAATGTGCCTATAAATTTTGTATACGGATTATCGATTTTCACCACAAATTGTATTAAAGCAAGTCAAATTGTGTGTACGGATAAAGATGCTTTTCAGAAAGAATTTTGGGCTGATTTCAAAAAATACGGTTATTCTACTTTGGGCGGAGTTCCTTATTTTTATGAGATGTTGTACAGCATTGGTTTTTTCAAAAAAGATCATCCTTCGCTAAGATATCTTACGCATACGGGCGGAATGTTAAACCATAAACTGATCGAAGCAATTTCAGATTTCAGTGAGAAATTTGGTAAACAATTCTTTGCGCAATATGGTCAAACAGAAGCTTGTGGAAGAATGGCTTATTTACCTCCAAAAGATTTATTGCGAAAAGGAACTTCGATTGGTTTACCAGTCAAAAACGGACGTTTTGAAATCGATAATGAAACCGACGAACTAATTTATATTGGTCCGAATGTTTTTGGCGGTTATGCCAATATAAGAGCTGATCTTCAGTTTTTTGAGCAACAGGAAAAACTTCATACCGGAGACAAAGCCAGAAAAGACGACGAAGGTTACTATTATATTGTGGGCAGAATAAAACGAATTGTAAAATTATTTGGCGTACGCCTCAATCTCGATGAAACTGAGCTTCTTTTGAAAGACGCTTTGGGTGGACAAACTTTTATTTGCCTGGGAATAAACGATAAACATTTGGCTGTAATGTACACAGACAAAAATTTAAACAAAGAGTTGATTCTGAAAGTCCTAAAAGCAAAACTGAATCTTCATGCTAATTCTTTAAAAGTAATGCCTATCGAAGATGTGCCGCTTACGCCAAACGGAAAAGTAAATTATCCGCTGCTTAAGGAATGGCTTGAAGTGAGTTATGCTTAG